The genomic DNA TTTCGCTTGTTTCATTATCTTAGCTTTATGTTGCATGAACTTTCCTCTTTtgagattttagtttaaatgaaaatgcttgttttccaaacaaaaaaaaagaaaaaagcaacgACTTCACCAGCTTTAGTTCAAGGCCGACTCTGGTTAAAGTTAGTGTAGTAAAATTATGTGTACTTAGGTTGATATCTATacttaattttgtgttttgtctcttccttttctacttaagtaaaattattttgaacaGAAAGTTATTTACAAGTTAGAACACATTTGATTTTCATACAAACTTGGATTtccaaatcaattaaaatccatAAGGTAATAACCCTCACTAAGTTAATTTTATCTGGTTTGATAATTCACGAGACGAGATGGGACAggttttttgttagttttggtTCAGGACGGGTTTTCTGTTAGTTCTGGCCTGGAACAGGTTTTCTGTTAGTTTCTAGTATGGAAGAGACGAATTGATAGTCCACACAAAgggaaataaagtttttaaactttaaacatttcTCTTACTATTCTTTTAATGTGTCATtaatgataataaaaacaaattagtgtTGTAAAACGCTTAGTGGACTCCATCGACCGGCCCACTTATCCAGTCCGTCCATACTCGGCCTGGTCGAGAGCCTTCGGCCCATTGGTCGAAGCCCATCGGCGATCCTTAGTCTTATGTCGGTTTATGTTTGAGTCCTTGTAatgcactatatatatgttgtaacctCGAGTTTgatcattaataaaaatgagAGATTTATCCTAAACTCTattttacaacacgttatcagcatgATAGCCTCTAAGGCCagctgagaaaaccctaaccctaaaaaccctaatcggCCGCCGCATCTATCTCTTGCTCGATCAAACCCGACGATAATCCAAAACCCTCGACGAGAATCCAAAACCCTCGACGAGAATCCAAAACTCTCGGCGATTAGTCCTTGTTCGCGATCCACCATCGTCCGCGGTCCGGATTCTACTCGAAGATACATCCGAGTTCGGTCCGCGCGAGTTCTGATCGAGAGACTTGTCCGAGATCCGTTCGTGGGAAGCTGTTGCGGTTCGCGATCAAAGTTTTTGTTCGAGATTCGGTCGAGGTTCGCGGTTCCGGGAAGCATCCACGAGCGGTACGGGAGCGATACGTGGATCTGTCCGAGAGCAGTCCGGAAGCAGTCCGAGAGCGGTACGAGGTTCGAAGTTCATGATCAGAAATCAAAGgtatatctgaggtctttagctcccagatcaattCCAGTCAACCCCTATTGGTGGAAGGTAAACAAAAATCGAATCCTCCTTAAAACCCTATAGATCGAACTTGAACCTTAAAGctataagaaccctaaaatatccaagtaaacaacaaacaaacttaaGATCTATAATCCTCTAAACTTTAAAAACTGATTCGCATAGGATTGAtagattgtttgttaaattgcACCAAAAGATATCAAGTTTAAATTGGATTGATTACTTGATTGATtattgcataagaacctagaactaaATTGTTAGATTcataagaaagaaataaatcaaactGTTCTAGCATATTAAAACTTGGATCATTCATGCATCATAAGTAAAATCGGATCTTGTATAGATTGATATAGAATCGGCTGCATGAATTAACTCTTAGGATTTCTTAAGCATAAATTTGAACATAGTTTTCCTGTAAAATTTCGGCCATAAGAAACTTAAAATTCGAGCATAAGCTTGTTCTAGGATTATTAGGATAACTTCCAAAAACCTTAATCATTATCCTAAAAGTTTATGTAAAATTAACTTTATTGTTAAGAGTAAATCCGATTGAGaataaaaacttttgttaatattctgtaaattaaaacataaaatttcggattaaatatttgattaggataagttcctaaaactcttaaaacataatatactaaatcctagactaaaaaggaaaacatagaaaaggaaatcctatctagaaataaggaaattgttgcattCATTAcctatttgattttgttgtcttgcatgcatgaatttaaaccacTAAATTATAAGTATAACAAGACATGTTTcagtctcaaataccgcatgacctaaggcATTCATCATACACACCAAAgccaaaaaattataagaaaggCAAGGCATGTTTTAACATGGCCTATGAACAAACTGAAGGCATGGTAACGAGGGCAAATCCACATGACCTATTTGCATGGTAACGGGAGctaataccgcatgctaatgataTGATGCATGTCATAAGTTTGTAAATGTTAAAGACTAAAACAATCTCCAAATATGATCTATGCAATGCACTGGAAAATATAGACATCAAATGATTGTCTTGCTGAGAGCTTAGAGAACCAGTACCTCACAATAGATGATCCTATTtacctttggacagagcttaaAAGCAAATATAGGACACCACAagatggtgctcctaccaaaggctcaattcgattggaaaacCTAAGGAACCAGGAATTCAAATCcctggatgagtataactcagaccttttaagattgtctcaatcctaaggttgtgtggtactaAGGTCATTAAGAAGGAATTGTTGGAGAAGAAATTCTCGACATTTCACACAAGTAACATTGTGCTCCAGCAGCAATATCGCGAGAAAGGTTTTTAGACCTATACGGATTtaatctcttgtttgctacttgttgagcaaaacaatgagttataaACAGTGCTGTGAGGCCTCCTGGATATAACCAATTACCAGAAGCCCACAAAggttgatttgggaaagaaaaatgCAGTAGAGCCTAAAAGAGCTTAGAGAGCCTAAGGAGACCAATCACGTCCACAGAGAAATACACCACGGCCGtagccgtggtggcagaggacgtggtggtcgaggAGGCCAAGCCAGCCGTGGATTTGGTGGTAggggccgtgggtcctttaaaccaCACACCAAGGCAAAATCGGtatgtcaccgatgtggtatgtctaaCCACTCGGCCAAGAACTCCAGAACACCCAAAAATCTCATTGATGCATACCAAGGACAAGTATGATGGTCAAGGCCGTGAAAACCTACTAGGCTTCGGCCATGGTCGGGGGAAGAGGCCGCAGATTATCATaaaaccgcaacataagaccaagtccgATTATCATAAATATGGTATGGAGAACCATTGAATAAAGACATGCATAAACTCTTAATtaatctctatcaagagaatttaaaaaaaaaatccagaaactAATTTGgtgcatctcgatggtgaaggaaaTTATggccatgagaatgatgaccaattaAATTATGAGATTTCTGGTTGCCTAAATATAAGCTTTGGTTTAATGACTTTGAATTTTAgtagattattattttggtttaaattcaatgattttatttccttcaatacatatttacttgttttattactttaaagtttaaaacattaaatCTTGTCCATATTGAGAAATGGCTAAAGACAAGAAAtaattgtggtggatagtggattaaACCACACAATCTCATAATGAAAATGCCAATTAGCAAGATAGTGGGTATAGCAAGaaaaggctacggccaggcatatattttatggcacacatcttgaactaagtgatgccttgtatacacccagctctaagagaaacttattgagctttaaagacattCTTTTGAATGGTCATTATGTTAAAATAAAGggtgaagaaaacaaagagttcctatacattactaaaatcatataaggacataagaaagtcctagagactatacctgcactagccactggtttataccatgctaagattattATGCAAAAGTCTAATTcggcaaagaacaaaaatgttcaatgaacagtcCACTATATGGCATGACTGGATTGGCCATCCAGGTTCAAACATGATGCGTACACtaattatgaattcaaatggcacactcttaaagagagaacaGTTATCCCTAAaactcacgtgtgtagcatgtacatAAGGGAAGcttattataaggccatcaccaaaTTTCCACTTATAAGATTGGTGAATTTATAGCCCAAGcatttaataataatagtatgtccatggggggaaTTGTGGATCACcctgtggcacatgtacatacagagaatggattagatgaatccttcattaaGTGTATTCAATTAaatgctcgaccattactcatgaggtcgTAGCTTCTTGTGTCGGCTTGGAGACACACAATATTACATGCAATAGACacatacgcatcaggccatctagtgataATAAATATTTCCAATTAATAACGGGTCATAAGCCAGACATATCCTATCTAAAATAAGTGTCGTTTATATTGCATCCACatagagaactaagatgggatcTCCAAAGGAgaatgggaatatatgttgatATTAGTCTCCCACTATTacaaagtatcttgagccaaccatATGTGATTTATTTgtggccagatacgcggactgtaagtttacagaatccgaattccctatgttaggtggagagactagcaagctggttaaagaattaatatggaatcaaacatccttaaattggcaagatcctcggactctagcatgtgatgcagaggtccaaagaattatatatttgcaaaagctagctaataaattgccagattccatttgacccaaagagagtaataaaatcgtacataccagcttgcaatgcaccaaTACGAATTGATGTtcacaaggaacacaataatcaagttgctacagagtctaaaccaCGTTTGAAaagaggtagaccattaggttccaaagataagaaccctcggaaaacaaaaggtgcaaaacagaccgaggttcagggaattacaaaacaaacagacATTGCCGCGGAAACCCCTAAGGTACCAGGTGACGTTCAGGACGTTGAACCACAAGAACCTGAAGGAATTGATAACAATGAaatatcaatcaattatataatgtctggaatacaatggaaccgaaaagatgtcgacattgatgaaaatattatgcatacaaggtagcacttgagacaAATGAGGATCTAGAGCCCACGTCTATATTATAGTGCACTCAAAGAAAAGATTAgttaaaatagaaagaagctATTGACGTGGAGCCTAACTcttagaagaagagaaatgtgtttggtccgatcttaaggacaacacttaaagccagttggacataaatgagtctttgtaagaaagagaaatggaaacaatgaaatcgtgagatataagcacggcttgtagcacaaggattctctcaaagaccaagaatagattatgaggagataTACTCCCAtatgatggatgcaacgactttagATATTTAAtaaagtctggctataagagaaaaaaaaaaaaaaaaaaaatggatttNGATTTGTGGTAAATGGATGTTGCAACCACATACTTATATGGTCTAATGGATAAtaagattaccagagggtatagagctcaaagataagagtaactctcgagaacaatactgcattaGGCTGAACAAATTCcttttatggactgaaacaaaatAGGCGAATAtggtacaatagactaagtgagtacctagccaaagagggctataagaaagacccaatcagtccatgtattttataaagaagtttgcaaacgaaggatttgtaatcatagcagtataaAGAGGATCATTTGAATATCCTAAGAACCTctgggaaatcgcccaaacagtagaatatctcaagagagaatttgaaatgaaagacctagatAAAACCAAGTTCTGTTTGGGGCtacaacttgagtacataaacaatgaaatccttgtgcatcaaatggcatatacaaaAAGGTACTCAAAAGGTTTAAATTGGACTAggctcacccattgaccagcccaatggttgttagaagccttaacttggataaagatccatttggtccaaagaaggacaatgaagaGGTTCTTGGTCCTAAtatgccatacctcagtgctataggagtgTTAAtattcttggctagccacactagaccagagataagttttgccgtgaacctccttgcaagatttagttcttgctagacccaaaggcactggagtGAAATTAAGTATTCATtatgttacctacaaggaacatttaattttgggtttatattatactaactataacaaagatgttttagttggttttgttAATGCAGGTTATAACAAAGAAATTTTTCGTGTGTTTGGTCAATATTGATGATAAGGAGCCAACAACACTATATGAAGACAATgcagcctgcatcgcacagctcaaggaaggttacatcaagggagatcggacgaagcacattcTGCCGAAGTTCTTCtacacacatgaactacaaaaggccggagaagttcaagtggtgcaagttcagtcatgcgacaactcagccgatctttTCACCAAGGTAttaccgacaacaacattcaggaagctcacgcaccagattggaatgtggaggcttaaggacttggagtgatgtttggaacagggggagcaatgtgtgatgtactctttttccttcaccaaggttttgtcccaatggattttcctggtaaggttttaatgaggcagcatcccctaagcacattgctgCGATCCCGTCCAACATAGGCACGGTCAtatcgtccaagggggagtgttgtaaaacacttagtggactccatcGACCAGTCCACTTATCCAGTCCGTCCATACTCGGCCTCTCGACCATACTTGGTCGAGAGCCTTCGGCCCATTGGTCGAAGCCCATCGGCGATCCTTAGTCTTATGTCGGTTTATGTTTGAGTCCTTGTAatgcactatatatatgttgtaacctCGAGTTTGATCGTTAATAAGAATGAGAGCTTTATCATAAACTCTATTTTACAacaattagattattttttcctatcctgaattaaaaacaaatcgaCGAGTTcagattatgaatgttaataatattcataaaaaatacGTTTACAACGTAATCTAACacttacataatatattataaacttgaTCGCAAACTTAATTTGAGAAATCAACTCCGCACGTATGTGCGAGTCCGAACCTAGTGTATacttaattttgtgttttgtctcttccttttcttcttaagtaaaattattttgaacaGAAAGttatttacaagttacaacatatttgattttcatacaaacttggatttccaaatcaattaaaatccatAAGGCAATAACCCTCACtaagttaattttcttttacaaatgCTCAAATCTGAACGTAAATcttgttatttcaaaatcctaCATAGATTTCTGAATTAATTAGGAGACATAAACCAATAAGGACCCTTTTGTAATTTAACTTgaaatatttcaaattcaattaatATCAATCATGCAAGCAGTAAAtcgttaaaattaaataatactatatataaactaatattcaAAAATCCTAAagtgaacaaaataaattttgataataatttcaaaattgatGATCAAAGGACGTATAATTTTGCTtggatctcttattttttttttattgaataaaacgtaaaatttatttcaaaaaatatagtttttacaTCAAATGCAACATGgaattaaagtttttataatagATCTAAAGCTATGTTAAAAGAATCTGGTGCATTATCGTGATCCCAACAATTTCTCCATGTAGTTGGTGTGCTTCCCTCCAGGCGGAAGCGAGAGTAGTCTGTCTCGAATTTGTCGGTCTAGTCAAAGTTCTCATTTAAATATTTCCTACTATCACCAAGATCTGCACCGACGGCCGTTCCGCCCGGGCTCGCGCCCTAGATTTTACAGCGACCATCGCGCCCTCTTACTCATCGAGGCCTGGCTCTTGCCCCGACGGCCGGGTGTAGATCGCGCGCTTCAACGCCATCCATTTTTGGGGCTAGTTGATTCGGCAGGTGAGTTGTTATTTGCTTGGATCTCTAACTAAACTAAAACTAGAAATACATTAGAATCGcaaaaatataaaccaacataaatattaaattaaaaagaaatagtaTATGTTTTCCCATCTATATGATGTACCATTCCAACGATTTACGGTCTTGTACAGACGTACGAGTAGTTCGGTCGAAAGTATTGCAATATGAATGAAAGGATGATCAAATAAATTTcacgaaaaaaaataatttaatattttaattttgtggtCTTATACAGTATTCATTTTGCCACTTAGGTTGAACTTTGTACTtaagaattttgtgtttctgtttcttcttaaagaagtaaatatatttaaaagaaagttACGctcatgaagtttttttttttttaagggtattctattaaaaatatatgccAATGGGCTATTTCCGGATATAAGCCCGTACAAAATCCCCTAAGGGCCCGACCCGTTACAGCAAGCCGAACTAATccaatgaaaatataaaaccgACTGGGTTTACAAATCGAACCAAATCcgaaattgaaaaccctaatctacaaaCGTAGAACACGTTTGTAGCCGCCGTCCAACAAAGTTGCGGATGCTTACCGGATTAGGACCTCCGGTAAATCTGGACGACGGTAGCCGAACGaagatggtgatccaagatccgttgtccatcccgccaccgtagagccgcgttgaggaggaggaagagaatcGAGCTCGTCGTCGTTGAGGAGAGTTCTTGCTCGGTCGTGAAGGAGAAGACAGTAGGGAGTAGATAAGAGAccttcgacggtggcttagcctCGCCGGATCGGAGTCTACCTCCCCTATCGAGACCGATCCGGCGAAACCTCCAGAATCTCCGACCCCAGATCTAACTGTCTTCCTCCGCCGTTCCTCGCCGTGTATCTCCTTCTTCCACTCTGCGTCGCTATTCCGCCGATAGAGCTCTTACCGGTGAGATCGCGCAGATGCTTCTCCCTTCCACTGCCCCCTTGATCTTGTTTCCATGGTGTCGCCGAGAAGATGTGGGGTCGTGGATGAAGCGCTATGAGCCGTAGGGTCCTCATCATCACCGGAATTGACGGAGGATCCACCGTCGGTGCAAGTGGTTGTGAtcagaagaaaaagttttttggGAGAGAAAAAATCGCCGCGAGTGAGTATCACGCGCGCGACTTTTCTCTCAAATGGGATACGCTCATGAAGTTAAATGCAACACATATGATTTTTATACAAACATAGTAGCGGGATGGACATGAGATCAATAACTTTACTGTGGAGATGGAGAATGGTGGGATTAATTGAAAGTACATAAGCCAGTTGTACAAAAAAGTAGTGTCACCAATTGGTACTCGGGGTCTTTGGTGTAGAGAATCACGATGGTCGAGTCCCGCGAGTTTGCACCTGATGATGAGTAGAATATCGTGAGTGGCAATGGATTAGAAGATGGTAATGAATCGGCTAGAAGTTCTCGGTTTCTATCTCACTGTTTAGTTTTCATTATCTCTATAATACGAACTTTGCAAAGAACATATTTGCAAGAATTATTTATCTTCATCCTAATagaattttttatatagaagCTGTCTACTAACTCCAAAAGCTCCTTGAAAATAAAGTGTCAATCTAATTCAATAAGAAGGTACATAATTAAAAcgatttaaaaatgatttttcaCTGTTCCATCAAAGTGATTTACAAATGTTGATGACCAGTAAATTAAACACCTTACAATGTGCCAGATTATATATGGTGACAGCTTAGCATTGAATAGCTATGGTTCGACATTCTATTGTGACTTTCTCCAATAGATGGGATAACAAGAGGAGAACTTTTCTTGAAATTTGGATTGAGCAGCGTTAATGACCTTTGCATCAGATGAAGGCTTAATTACTTCCGTTCAATAATCATTCAAACTTGGAATAAAATCAAAGCAATCTAATCCACAAAATGACCTCAAGTGAATCTCGGAACTATAGTATAAATTACGAAAATTGAAACAATTAATTGCACCCGCAATACTTCTAAATAGAGTCCATTGTCCCCCTCAAATAACGGACATGTAAATTGCATATCAATGTTTcaagtttaaaacaaaagtaatgaAGTTTTTCCTCTTATTCATATTTAAGTGTAGGatgtgaaaaggaaaaaaagagtcTAATAATAAGAAGGTGAATAACAtaagaaagccaaaaaaaaactcaaacactattaatttgttggttgaaattttcgattttttcaGGTTCGATATGAGCGACGGCTGTTGATAAACCGATGTAACTGGGTTGTTTCTCTCTTTCCGCCATTATCTTTTTGGTGGATCTATAGTATGCACCATATAATATTAACTGCGCCAATCCAAATAGACATCCAATCCCATTTGGTATCTACAAATGTCCAttatgaaaagaacaaaaattagtaaaatttctctattttctttattaaaaaaaaaacggaagaatcaattaaaaattacaGCACTACGTAAACCTATATAccatttgtttcattttcattttaggaaaattctttctttttcacaaaaatattatcaattttataggtgaaaCATGAGAtttttgaagaaagagaagaagagaaaactcacAGCCATGAATGGGTCGAAAGGCATGACTGCATAGATTGTCCAAATGCTTGCATTGAGAAATCCAGCTACCGATAGCCAAAACGGCATGAACTCCACACTTTTTGTCTTTATTACCATTTTCTTCATGTATAATTATTTTGCCAACAAAAAATTTGAGAGATCAGCTTGTAGTTTATTAGTTTGGATTCTACCATAATTTAGTCAAAAATCCAATCAAGAAATATAAAGGAAATAACTAATTAGAGACGAAAACATTTATTAATTCTCAAGAGAAATTATAATGAGTCATTTAATTTTGTAgagaatgatgaaaaaaaatgtaacgtACCATGACAGATAATGGAGAAGCGTACATCATAACGTTGAAAACGCAACACACGATTCCAACACTCATCGTTCGTTTATCGGTAGTGTGTTGAAGTGTAAAGACCAAAACCGCGAGAATAGCTATAAACGCGGTTTCAGCCGCTAAAACAGCAGATATAACCAACCGTTGTTTTTGGCGACCGCAATAAACGAAAAATATGGTAAGGAAGACGATTTCGATCACGATCCCCGTGCTGTTGATTGTAACGACCAACATACTGTCGGGATGCACCGCAGGGAGCCCGTAAAGAACCCAAACCAAACAGTTTATGAGAGTCGCTAAATATGGTATTGGTGAATATTCCTCCACTGACTTCTTTTTCACTATCCGGACAAATGTTGGCCTGATGATATAATGAGacacattaattattttagttaattgTTAATTACTGTACtttattaccagaaatactttAACTTCTCTATTGACATTAAAACATGGTATCAATTATAAATACTTTaacttctcttttgttttggaagaaaatctaaactttttaattgttattaattaatataacagGAAAACATTATACTAAGAAAAATTATCAGCTTAAAAATTGTGATTACTCAGAACAAAGGCTTTagtgataaaagaaaaacaaaatcttagaTCTTTCAAGAGGACCATGTCTTATAAAGTTATAATTTATGGAAACAATTTTGGCTTTCTTGAAGGAACCCaattatacttatttaaatCATATAGCAAATACTTACGTTGGTGACAAGAACAGACATAAAGCAATGAAGTTTCCTGCAAACAAGATCATCACAAGTTAagacggaaaaaaaaatactcgaTGTATACGTGAAATAAGTTGTAGATGTGGAAGAACTGGACTAACCTAGGATTCCGACAATCTTCCGAAGAAGGTTAAGATGTGCAAGCACcataattttttaatgtaattggtggtgatgaagaagaaaaaaaagaaacaaagaaattgaTTAAATGATTTGAGAAACCATATCTTAGCTTTGATATATCAGAGAAGAAGGTTGGTCGATAGGGTGGTGTTTAAATAGAGATGGATCATAAAGATACAAATGTTATGATATGATGACATTACAAATGATATACATATAGGTGAGATTGTGTGTGCGAATACAATGCATGCGCCgtgtgaaggaaaaaaaaaaagttaagtaaGTCACTGGATCTcgtcttttacttttaaaactaattttggaGGGTATTGAATTAAACACACACACTTGTATATATAGGACAAATATCTTGGTAATTAGTCATTTGTTTCACTTTAAAAGATATTGAAAGTATTTACATATAGATTAGGAAATTATCTACATTTTATTTTgcgtttttaattaaaacattatttcattGTCTATGTAAGAAAAATTcaactaattataaaaaaattgtagaacATAGGTGGTcaggaaatataaaataataataaataatttcacATTACAAGTTagaaatatcataaaataaatatttttttttaaaaacatcacTTAATGTATTCCCTCAGTTTctcaaaaaatatgtatttgtaACGCAGATTTTTAAACATATCCAAATTAGAGAGAGgaaaagttattttttatattaatagagGATAGAACAAAAATTTATGTTAAAGAACATAAAATGTTAGAATGATACTCTATGTGAACTAGAGGAAATAGTATGAAGGgagtatataattttctaacCAACATAGACTAGCAGTGAACGAGTTGTTATGTACTTTAGACacttataataaataattagattttttgCTACAACTTCAATGATAGTAGATTGGCTGATCCTATCTatctttttaatatagaaatacAATATTCAACGATAGTTTTGTATATTAAGTATTATAAGACCAAGAAAATTATAGCatgttaaaaaattatagtaaattTCCTTTAGATTTATCTCATTGAGTAGTTTTGTTGTGAGTTCATTATAATGCAATTATTTGGCACATATCAAAATTGTTAAAAGAATAATGGAACTTTAATTTGGTGagaatttttcttccttttttaaaagaaaaaaactgactTCACTCGACTGTTTTTTAGATCTTAccatgtaaaagaaaaatttatttgtGAATTTATAGTCAATTTTTAAGCACTACAAGACGAGCTTTGTTAGGTTTGATCATATTTATGTCATCAGTTTTGCATTTGATACGAAACACTCATTTAGAAAAACCACTCAGATTGATATAGTTCTGACTAGTTACGTAAATATAGCAATACAATATGAGCGTGAGATATTTCTATGGAGAACACTATGAAAGAGATAAGACAAGATATTGAGCAtagatatttttgattttatctcCTCTAAATTTCACA from Camelina sativa cultivar DH55 chromosome 2, Cs, whole genome shotgun sequence includes the following:
- the LOC104720491 gene encoding bidirectional sugar transporter SWEET7-like translates to MVLAHLNLLRKIVGILGNFIALCLFLSPTPTFVRIVKKKSVEEYSPIPYLATLINCLVWVLYGLPAVHPDSMLVVTINSTGIVIEIVFLTIFFVYCGRQKQRLVISAVLAAETAFIAILAVLVFTLQHTTDKRTMSVGIVCCVFNVMMYASPLSVMKMVIKTKSVEFMPFWLSVAGFLNASIWTIYAVMPFDPFMAIPNGIGCLFGLAQLILYGAYYRSTKKIMAEREKQPSYIGLSTAVAHIEPEKIENFNQQINSV